In the genome of Candidatus Krumholzibacteriota bacterium, the window GAAGAGCTCTGTTACCATCTCGTCCTGAACTCGATCGAGAACGTGACGGCGGCTCACATCCACCTCGGCATGAAGGGCGAGAACGGCCTGCCGGTCGTCACGCTCTACGGCCCGATGCCCTCCGGGGGCGGACGGATCAACGGCAATGTCGCGCGCGGCGTCATCACGGCCGCCGATCTCGGCGGCCGGCTCGCGGGCGAGCCCCTCCACCGCCTCATCGAGGAGATCGAGGCGGGGAACGCCTACGTCAACGTCCACACCGACGGGCACCCGGGCGGCGAGATCCGCGGACAGATCACCCTTCGCGGCACCCTGCCGCCGAAGCTGGCGCGCCTCCAGGTCGTCCACAACGCCGCCGACCCGGCGGCCGGCCTGGTCGACGTGTGGGTGAACGGCGCGCTGCTCCTCGACGACTTCGCCTTCCGCACGGCGACGCCCTTCGTCGTCGTGCCAGCAGAGGTGCCCCTCTCGATCGGCGTGGCGCCGCCGACGAGCATGTGCGCCGGCGATGCCATCGCCACGTTCGACGTCACGCTCGATCCGTGGACCTCGTACGTGGCCGTCGCGAACGGCGTGCTCGACCCTGCCGCCTTCGCCGCCAACCCCGACGGCCGCGAGACGGGTTTCACCCTCTTCGTCAAGGCCGGCGCGCGCGAGGCGGCCTCCTGCGCGGCGATGGTCGATCTCTTCGTCCTGCACGGCTCGACCGACGCACCCACCGTGGACGTCTACGCACGCGACGTCGGCCGTCTCGTCGACGACGCCGCCTACGGCGACATGACCGGCTACCTCGAGGTCAACGCACAGACATACGTCGTCAACATCACGCCGGGGGGATCGGACACCCCCGTCGTTGCGAGCTACATCGCCGATCTCGGCGGCCTCGGCGGCGGCGCGGCGGTCGTCTTCGCCAGCGGGTTCTTCGACCCGTCCGCGAACGGCGGCGGCCCCGGCTTCGGTCTCTTCGCCGCCCTGCCGGACGGAACGGTGATCGAGTTGCCGGCCTCCCTCGCCAGGCTCCAGGTGATACACAACGCCGCCGATTCGGGCGCGGATACGGTGGACGTCTGGGTGAACGGCGCGCTGCTTCTCGACGATTTCGCCTTCCGCACGGCGACGCCCTTCGTCGACGTGCCGGGCGAGGTGCCCCTCGCGATCGGCGTGGCGCCCCCGACGAGCACGACGGCGGGCGATGCGATCGCCACCTTCGACGTCAGTTTGCGCGCGCTAGGCGCCTACATCGCCGTCGCGAACGGCGTGCTCGATCCGGCCGCCTTCGCCGCGAATCCCGATGGGCGCGAGACCGGCTTCATCCTCTTCGTGAAGGAAGAGGCGCGCGAGGCGGCCGCCGATCCGGCGCAGGTCGACTTCTTCGTTTTGCACGGCTCGACCGACGCGCCCACCGTCGACGTGTACGCCCGCGACGTCGGCCGTCTCGTCGATGACGCGGCATACGGCGACATCACCGATTACCTCACGGTCGGTCCCGCCTCCTACGTCCTCGACATCACGCCGGGGCTGACCGATACCGTGATCGTGGCGAGTTTCCTCGCCGATCTTTCCGGTCTCGGCGGCGGCGCCGCGGCCGTCTTCGCCAGCGGCTTCCTCGACCCGGCGGCGAACGGCGACGGCCCCGGTTTCGGGCTCTTCGCCGCATTGCCGGACGGCACGGTGATCGAGCTTCCGCCCGCGGCGCCGCCGACCGACGGCCCGATCGGGCCTTCCCGCCCGGCGGCGGGAGGACGGATCGCCCTCGCCCAGAACCGGCCGAACCCCTTCAACCCGACGACGACGATCCACTTCGAGCTCGCCGCCGCCGGGCGGGTGCAGCTCAGAATCTACGACGTCGCCGGACGCACCGTGGCGACCCTCGTCGACGGTTTCCTGCCGGTCGGCGGCCACGATGTCCTTTTCGAGGCGAACGGCATCCCCTCGGGCGTCTACTTCTATCGACTGAAGATGGGATCGATCTCGGAAACGAGAAAGATGCTCGTCATCAGGTGAGTCGAAGCTTCGGTCGCTTCGCTTCGGCGGCCGGCGGCGCCCTCGGCGCCGCCGGCCGTTCCGCGTCCCGGCGAAAAGGGAATCACCGCATGAGGACCATCTTCCTCGAGATACGGTTCTTGCCCGCCGAGAGGCGGTAGAAGTAGACGCCCGAGGGCACGGGAATGCCCGCGGCGTTCATCCCCGTCCAGACGACCGACCGTTTTCCTGCCGGCTCGACGCCATCGACGAGACGGACGACGAGCCTGCCTGCGGCGTCGTAGACGTCGAGCGCCACCGGCATGCGATCGGGCAACGAATAGAAGATCGTCGTCGCCGGGTTGAAGGGGTTGGGCGCGTTCTGCCCGAGCGCGAGGATCGCGGCGGGCATGGCGACGGCGCCGGTCTCGAAGAGGACCCGCGCCGATCCGTCTTCGACGATTTCGACGCCGTAGCGGTAGGAGCGCCCCGGCTCGCAGGACGTGTCGACGAGGCGGTACGTCCTGTCATCGAGGCCTATCGTCGCATCGGGAATCGCCGCCCAGTCTCCCGCGTCGCCGGTCACCCGCCGGACGACGAAGGCGGCGCCATCGATCCGCTCGGAGAGGGTCCACGAGATCTCGATCCCTCCGCCGCCGGGCGCGGCGCTGAAGCCCTCGAGGAAGGCGGCCACCGGGTCTCCGGACTCGTCGATCCTCACCGAGTAGAGATCGCAGATCTCCGCGTTCTCCCGGAAATCCCGCCACACGACGACGGCCGAACCGCTGCTTCCCTGCACGATCCCGGGGTCGAGCTGGTTGCCCGAGGCCAGGCAGACGGGAACGCCGAGCGGCGACCACCGGACGTACCCGTATCCGTCGAGACTCTGCGCGAAGATGTCGCCGTCGCCGTTCCGGTTATCGAACCAGGCCACCACGAAATCCCCCGCGGACGTCGCGCACACGGCCGGGCTGTACTGGTCCGCTGCGTTCGAGCAGACCCTGACGCCGTTCGCCCGCCAGACGCCGCCGCCCGCGTACAGCCGCTGCGCATAGACGGCATTGCCGTCACGGGCGTCCTGCCAGGCGACGATCGCGCCTCCCGCGCGGTCGGAGACGATCCGCGGGGAGACCTCGGTCCCGGCCGCCGTGCAGACGGCCGCCTCCCAGCTGCCGACGCAGCTTGCGAGAATACGCCCCGCGTACAGGTCGCTTCCGCCGTGCCTCGAATCCTGCCAGACGGTGATGAGACCTCCCTCCCCGTCGGAAGCGGCCTCGTAGGTCATCCCGTTCGCGAACATGTGGACGATCGGCGTATCGACCTGCCGTGCGCCGTCGCCATCGATCGAGACCGCGAGGATCATCGAGCCGTATGCGCCCGAGTCGGTGGAGAACGTTACGATCGCCCCCGAGGAGAGCGAGCCGACGATGCGGGGACGACGGCAATCCTGCCCTTCAAGGGGCAGCGGGAGCACGCCGTCGGCCGCCCAGCGAGGCGAGCCGTTCGCGCCGACGCGCTGGACGTAGATCTGCCGGTCGTCGCCGCGCCCGTCCTCCCAGGCGACGAAAGCGCCACCCGCGGGATCGGCCGCCAGGTACGGGCACTCCTGGTCGCCTGCAGCGGCGCAGACGGGAACGCCGTTCGCCCCCCACATCGGGAACCCGAACAGACTGATCTTCTGCGCGTAGATGTCGAGTTCGAGCGCCCGCCGGTCGCGCCAGACGATGACGACTCCTCCGTCGCTCGACAGGGCGATCCTGGGCAGGTCCTGGTCGCGGGCCGCCGTGCAGACCGGCACGCCCCCGGCCGTCCACAGCGCGTTCCCGTCCCCGTCGATCTTCTGCGCGTAGATGTCGTACCCGGTCGACGTGTTCCGGCCGTCACGCCAGACGACGATCGTGTTGCCCCCGTTGTCGCTGACGGCGCGGTGCTGATCCTGGCTGCCGGCGGCGTCGCAGACGGGCAGGCCGTCGACGACGAACGCCTCCGCGGGCGAGGCGGCGGAACAGACCGCGAAGACCGCGAGAACGATCATGAACGCGAAACGATTCGACATGACACCCCTCCTTGCAACGACCCGCGCGGGCACGGCGGGAATCGTTCCGATTCCGGGAACGGCCGTACCCGTGGCATCTATCGTCAAAGGGAAATATCGAAAGCGCGGTCGATCGGGGGGGTCTCGCACGCGACGGCGGACATGTCCGCCGTCCCTCAGGAACGCTCACACGTCGAATATGCCCATTTGTCTTATCAGATGCAAGCCATAATGCGGCCCGTCCCCCCTGTTTTGCCGCGGAGAAATCAGTACCCCGCCGCGCAGCCGTCCTTGCGGCTCTCCGTGCCGCCGACGAGGACGTCCCGCTCGCGGTCCCACCAGATCCCCTGGTAGCCGCCGAACCCGCCGCTCTCGCGCACCACGGCGTGCCCGCGGTCGACGAGGGCGCGGACGAGCTCGGGAAGCACGCCCGCCTCGACGGCCACGCGGCCGCCGTCGCGCATGACCTGCCCGGTCGGCTGCGAGGAGCCGATGTGCCTGATCCGCGGGTAGTCCCCCGCCTCCTGGATCCCCATCCCGAAGTCGATGATGTTGCAGAGGATCTGTACATGCCCCTGCGGCTGCATCGAGCCACCCATCACCCCGAAGGCGAAGACGGGCCCGCCGTCGCGCGTGACCATCGCGGGGATGATCGTGTGGAAGGGGCGCTTGCCCGGCTGGAGGGCGTTGGGATGCGCCGGGTCGAGATTGAAGAGGGCGCCGCGGTCCTGGATGCAGAAGCCGAGGCCGTCGGGGACGGGCCCCGAGCCGAATCCCGCGTAGTTGCTCTGGATGAGGGAGACGAAGTTGCGGTCGGCGTCGGCGACGCAGAGGTAGGTCGTCTCGCCGCTCTCGAGGCGGACGTCGCCCGGCTCGTACTCGCGCGCCGCCCGGCCGGGGTCGATCAGTGCGCGGCGCTCCGCCGCGTATTCCTTCGAGATCAGTCTGCCGACGGGGATGTCGACGAAATCGGGATCTGCGTAGAAACGGGCGCGGTCCTCGAAGGCGAGCTTCTTCGCCTCGACGAGGACATGGAGCCAGTCGGCGCTCTCGGGACCCATCGCCGCGAGATCGTAGCCCTCGAGGACGTTCAGCATCTGGAGGGCGGCGATCCCCTGGCCGTTCGGGGGAAGCTCCCACACGTCCCAGCCGCGGTACGAGGTCGAGACGGGCTCGACCCAGGTCGACGCGTGCGCGGCGAGGTCGTCGAGCCGGATGTACCCGCCGATCCGCTTCATGAAGGCGTCGATCGTTTGGGCGATCTTTCCGCGGTAGAAGGCGTCGCGCCCGCCGGCGGCGATCAGGCGGAGGGTGCGGGCGAGGTCCGGATTGCTGAATATCTCCCCCGTCCGCGGCGCGCGGCCGCCGGGGAGATAGGTGGCGGCGAAGTTCGGCTCGCCCTGCAGTCGCCGTCCGCCGAGCTCCCAGTAGTGGGCGATCACCTCGGTGACGGGGAAGCCCTCCTCCGCGTAACGGATCGCCGGGGCGAGGATCTCCTCCATCGAAAGACGGCCGAAGCGCTTGTGCAGCTCGAACCAGCCGTCGACGCAGCCGGGAACGGTCTGCGGAAGAACGCCGGTGTAGGGGATGTACTCGTCGTATCCCCGTTTCCTCACCTCGTCGATCGTGAGGAGCCGCGGGGCGCGGCCGCTCGCGTTGAGGCCGTAGAGGCGCTTCGACTCCGCATCCCAGACGATTGCGAAGAGGTCGCCCCCCACGCCGTTCGCCACCGGCTCCATGAGACCGAGGGCCGCGTTCACCGCGATCGCCGCGTCGACGGCGCTCCCGCCCTTCTGGAGGATGTCGACGCCGATCTGGACGGCCAGCGGCTGCGCGGCGCAGACCATCCCGTGGCGGGCGATCACCGCCGAGCGGGAGGCGTCCATGCGGCCGGTCACCCGGTCGAAGGCGCCCGCCTCCTCCGGCATGAGGACGGCGAGAAGCGCGGCGGCGAAGGCCGGCGTCGCCAGAAGCATCAGGCATCCCTGGAGAACGTTCTTCATGATCTTCCCTCCCCGCCCGGTCCCGCGCCGATCCAGCGCTCGAGCCAGGCGTGGAACTCGCCGTACCAGCAGATCGAGTTCTGCGCCGTCAAAACCCAGTGGTTCTCGTCGGGGAAGTAGACGAGCCGGGCCGGCACCCCTTTCGCCTTGAGCATCCCGTAGCACTCGAGCCCGTTGCCGATCGGCACGCGGTAGTCCTTCTCGCCGTGGACGACGAGGGTCGGCGTGACGTAGCGCTCCATGTGGTGCGCCGGGCTCCAGCGCAGGATGTTCTCGAGACCGTCCCACGGTTGTCCGCCGTAGGATCGCTCCCGCCCGTGGGTGATGTCGCTCCCGAACTGCACGCAGAGGTCGAAGACGCCGGCGTGGTTGATGATGCAGGCGAAGCGGTCGGTCTGCGTGCCGATCCAGCTGACCAGGTAGCCGCCGTACGAGCCGCCGGCCACCGCCATCCTGGACTCGTCCACGTAGCCGCGAGCGACGAGCAGGTCGACGGCCCGCATGACGTCCTCGTACGGCTTGCGGCCGTGCTCGCCGGTGATGGCGTCGGTGTAGTCCTGCCCGAAGCTCGACGAGCCGTGGAAGTTGACGCAGGCCGTCACGTAGCCCGGCGCGGCGAAAGCCTGCGCGTTCCAGCGGTAGTGGAAGAAGTCGCCGAAGGTGCCGTGCGGCCCCCCGTGTACGAGGACGAGGAGCGGCCATTTCCTCGACGGATCGAATCCCGGCGGCAAAAGGACGAACATCTGCACGTCCTCCTCCCCCCACCCCGCGTAGGTGACGTCCTCGACCTCGGCCCATTCGATGCCGGCCAGGACGGCCCCGTTGATCTCCCCGGTCAGATCGACGAAACCCGTCCCGTTTTCCCCGACGGCGCAGACCGTGGCCGGTTGGGAGAGATCCTGGTGCAGGAAGACGAGACGGCCGCCGGGAAGCGGATGAACCGACGCGTTCGTTCCGCCGCGGAAGACCTCCTTCACCGCGCCGCCCCCGACGGGCACGGAGAAGATCGAGGTCATCGCGCGGTCCTCGGCGCCGAAGAAGACGGTGCGCCCCTTCGCGTCGGTGCGCCAGCCGGCGGGAGACCGGTCGAACGCTTCGGCGAGAAGCGTCCGTTCGCCGCTATGGCGATCGTAGCGGACGAGGCGCGTGCGGTCGGCGTAGAAGCCGATCGTCTTCTGTGCGCCGTAGAGGATGTACCTGCCGTCCGGCGTGTAGTACGGCGAGAAGTCGTCGGCGGGATTCGCCGCGGTGATGTTCTCCCAGGCGCCGGGGCGACCGATGTCGAGGAGGTAGACGTCCGCCTCGAGCGAGTCGTAGGGCGAGCCGTGCCGGAAGGCGCTGAAGGCGATCTCCTCGCCCGCCGGGGCGACGTCGAAGTCGATCCCCCCGGAGGAGCAGAGTCGGTCCCAGTTGGGCATGAGGTCGACGGTCGTTCCCGTCTCGACATCGACGACGAAGAGATGCGGCACGTATCCGTCGGTCAACCAGTGGTCCCAGTAGCGGTAGAAGCGGTCCTCCGTCCGTATCGCCGTCACCCTGCTCTCCGCGCGGCGGTCGATCTCGGCCTTCATCGAGTCGAGATCGGCCTCCCAGCCGGGAAGCACCTGCGAGACGAAGACGATGCGGCGTCCGCCGGGGAGCCAGCGCGGGCTCGAGGCGCCGAGCGGCATGTCGGTCACGGCGCGCGCCTCGCCGCCGCCACGCGGGATGACGTGTATCTGCGCCTTCTCCCCTTCGCGCTTCGCCGTGAAGGCGAGCAGGCTGCCGTCGTGGCTCCACGCGGGCGAGCCCTCGGTCGTCGGCCCCGTCGTGAAGCGGCGGATGCCCGAGCCGTCGGTGGCGACGAGCCAAATGTCCCCCCGGCCCTCGTTCTTCTCGACGTCGTATTCGGTGACGACGACCGCCGCGAGGCGACCGTCCGGCGAGACGGCGAGCGATCCGATGCGGTCGAGTTCCCAGAGATCGGTGGCGGTGATCGGCCGTGTGTCGGCAGCGAATGCGGCTGTCGAGAAGACGGCGATCGCGACGCACGGCGCGACGAGACGCAACAGACGATGTCTCACGATGTCCTCCTTGCACGAACTGATATCGACCCGGAGAGCCTACCCCCCGGGCGACGCCCTGTCAACCGGCGCAGAAACGGGGCGGCGCCCTGCCGGGCGCCGCCCCGTGCGAGATGCATCGTATCGCGCCGCGTCTATTCGGCGGGAACGGTGGCCAGGGCGTCGAGCCGCCCCTCGGCGACCGTGCGCCACGTCTCGGCCACGTCGGTGCGGATCATCCGCCAGACGACGTAGCGGGTCACGGCCGAGAGGGATCCCTGCCCGCTCGTGATCGACTCGAGCAGGCCCTTCCTCTTCGGCCAGTGCTCGACCGTCACTTCCTCGTCCCCGGGGATCTCGGCCATCTCGCGGGCGATCTCGATCGCGCGGTCGAGGCCGCCGAGCTCGTCGACGAGGCCGTTCTTTTTCGCCTGGCGTCCCGTCCACACGCGGCCGTGGGCGAGCTTCTCGGCCTCCTCGAAGGTCATCCCGCGGCGGTCGGCGACATCGGCGAGCCACGCGTTGAAGCCTTTCCAGTGGTCCTTCGTGAAGATGTCCCACTCCTCCTCGGTGAAATCGCTGAAGGAGGACCACATCAGGGCGTGCGGGCCCTTCGTGGCCGCGTCGGCGGTGATGCCGAGCTTCTCGAAGAAGCCCTTCATGTTGAACTTCATCGAGATCGAGCCGATCGAGCCGGTGAGCGTCGTCGGATCGGCCACGATGCGGCTCGCCCGGTAGGAGATCATGTAGCCGCCCGAGGCGGCCACGTCGACCATCGAGACGACGACCGGCTTCTCGTCTGCCGTGATGTCGGCCTCGCGGCTCATGAGATCGCTCGCCAGACTCTCGCCGCCGCCGCTGTCCACGCGGAATACGATCGCCGCGACGTCCTCGTCGCGCCGCGCGCGACGAAACTCGGCGTTGATCGTCTCGTGGCCCATCATGATGCCGAAGAGCGGATCCACCTTGTTGACCCGCCCGCCGATCATCCCCTGCGCGTGGATGACGACGATCTTCTTCTTTCCGTCGTTGAAGCCGAGATCCTTCGGCTCCTCGTCGGCGTACCGGCCCTGCGAGACGACGTTCAGCTTCTCGTCGTCCTCCTGCCTGAGCATCGCATCGAGCTCGTCCCAGTAGAGCAGCCGGTCGACGAGACCGAATTCGACGGCCGCCTCGGGGAGGAACTGGGCGTGGTTCATGATCTCGACGAGTTCCAGCTCGGTGATGCCGCGATCGGCCTCGATCGCCGAGACGTACATGTCCCAGTACTCGTCGAGCATCCACATGTCGTTCTCGCGCGCCGGGCCGGACATGTCGGTGCGGGTGACCATCTCCGCGGCCGACTTGTAGTCCTTGATCTTGTGGACGTTCGGGTTGATGCCGAGTTTCTCGAGCATCGACTTCGCGTGGATGGATCCGCGGTAGAAGCCGAGGAACTGGATGTACCCGGTCGGCGGCATGTAGATCGAGTCGCAGGCCGCGGCGAGGTAGTAGGTGCCCCGGTCCATCGAATCGGCCCAGCCATAGACCTTCTTGCCGGAGGCCCTGACCGCGCCGACCGCCCCGCGGATCTCCTCCATCTTGGCGGCCCCGAGGTTGTTCGCCGAGGAGAGCTTCAGGATGACGCCGTCGATGCGGTCGTCGTGGCGCACCTTCTCGAGATTCGAGAGGATGCGCTGAAGGGTCTCCGGCTTGCCTCCCATGACCTCTGACAGTATCCCGCCGGGCGGGTCGAACTCGGTCACGTCGCCGTAGATGTCGATGACGAGCCAGGAGTGGTCCTCGATCTTCGACTTCTCGTTCGCCTTCGACGCGACCACGCCGACGACGACGAGGATGACCACGACGATCGCCAGGAAGGACGCGAGAAAGGCACGGAAAAAGGATTTCACCGTCTGCACCTCCGGAATCGAAACGCGTTGAATGGATGATCCGCGCGGCACGAAGGGGGCCGGGGACGAGGCCGCCGGTCCGGCGCACCCACCCCGGCCTCTACCGTCGTTGCCACTGAATACGGCCCGCCGGGGCGGAAAGTTGCGGCGACTCGACGCCGGCTGCCTCGGCGATTCAGCCGGCCAGCTCCTTCTTCATCTCGAAGAGGAAAAGCATGTGCTGCTGCTCCTCGGCGATGAGCTTCTTGACGACCGCCTGCCCCTTCTCGTCGAGAAAGCCGGAAAGGCCGCTGAAGAAGAGGATCGCGTCCTTCTCGAACCCGATTCCCTTGTCGAGGGCGTCGGCCGGCGTCTTGATGATCCCGGCGAACTCCTCCGGCGTCATCTCCCGGTAGAGCTCGCTCTCGACGACGGCCTGCATGTAGGCCTCCATCTCGCCGCCGTACGACTCGGCGTAGGTCGCGTGCGCCACCGTGTCCCGTATCGCCGTGAACCGCTCGATGTGGGACTCCTCCCAGTCGCGGAGCTTGCCGAACAGCTCCGCGAGGGGGGTCTTGTCCTTGAAGCGCTCGGCGGCGAGCGCGTAGAAATCGCGGCGCTTCCTCTCCTTCTCGATGCCGATCTCGACGATCTCGCCGGGCTGAAGGATCTTGCTCATCGTATTCCTCCTCCGTCCATTCGTGTCAGTGCGTCGCGCGCGGCCAAATCGGCCGCGGCGAGGGTCAGAAGGCCGATACGAATCCCCCGACGAGCCGCGTTCGCTCGTCTTCCGCCTCGTAGGTGCCTTCGGCCAGCAGGCGAAGGTTGCGTTTCAGCAGGTAGCTGAAGCTCAACGTGTAGCTCTCGTAGTCGAGCCCCGCGATGTCCGAGTCGATCCAGTTGACCAGGAAGGTGACGAATTCCCGGCCGAGTTCTCCGCGGGGCGCGAGGATCGCCTCGACCATGAGGGCCTTGGTGTCGATCCCGACCGGGGACACGGAGAAGAAGAAGGGGTTGTCGTCGTGGCGCTGCAGGTACTGCGCGTTCACCTGGAACTTCTCGCCCGCGTCGACGGTGCCGTCGACGCCCCAGTAGTAGTGCTCGTTGTCGACGTTCCCGCCGCCGGTTCCCCGGACCGACTTGCAGAGGTAGCCGAATCCCCCGGCTCGGACCGGGCCGACGCCCTGCGAGAGCCGCAAAAGCACGTTCTTCCAGTCGTCCTCGTCGAAGAGCCCGTCGACGGCCTCCCCCTTGCCGTTGCCGTTCACCACCTCGACGACGACGTCGGTGCCGAATCCCGTGCCGTACGTCATCATGACGCCGCGGTCGTAGGTGAGGTTGGTGGGGCTGTCCCCCACGCGGAACTTGTAGCACTCGTAGTCCTCGAAGGTCAGGCGCAGCTCCCGCTTGAAGAGCGGGTCGGAGGCCTGGAACTGCCCGACCATCGCGTCGAACTCGACGCCGAAGAGATTGTTGAAATGCAGGTAGGCGTCCTCGATGCCGGCGACCTCGCCACGCTCGTTCATGTAGAAGTAGAAATAGAAACCGATGTGCTCGGAGAGGTTGCCGCCGGTCAGGAGCTTGATCCCGTAGGGAGTCTCGAGGTCCGCGAAATCCCCGTCGTCGGCGTCGGTGTAGGAGGCGTAGGCGTCGAAGCGGACGGCCAGCGGCAGAGCGCGGTGGAGGGTGAGCAGGTCGTCGCCGGTGTCGAGGAACTCGCGAGCCGGCTCCTGCCCCTCGAGCCGGAAGGCGTTCCCGGCGAACTCCTCCCCGAAGGCCTTGAGGCGCGGGACCGGGGCGTGGCAAGTCGTGCAGGACATCCGGTACTTGCGCGCGAAGGCCGGGATCGCGCCTGCCTCGCCGGGCGCGAGGACCGTCAGCCCGACGGCGAGGAGCGCCGCGAAAGCGACGCCGC includes:
- a CDS encoding CHRD domain-containing protein, with the translated sequence MRGYSIVVLLFAALVVLPSAPARAGDDGHDCECYCEKYDHVFKAKIRGYEEVPPVSTKAHGNFVAHLDANWEELCYHLVLNSIENVTAAHIHLGMKGENGLPVVTLYGPMPSGGGRINGNVARGVITAADLGGRLAGEPLHRLIEEIEAGNAYVNVHTDGHPGGEIRGQITLRGTLPPKLARLQVVHNAADPAAGLVDVWVNGALLLDDFAFRTATPFVVVPAEVPLSIGVAPPTSMCAGDAIATFDVTLDPWTSYVAVANGVLDPAAFAANPDGRETGFTLFVKAGAREAASCAAMVDLFVLHGSTDAPTVDVYARDVGRLVDDAAYGDMTGYLEVNAQTYVVNITPGGSDTPVVASYIADLGGLGGGAAVVFASGFFDPSANGGGPGFGLFAALPDGTVIELPASLARLQVIHNAADSGADTVDVWVNGALLLDDFAFRTATPFVDVPGEVPLAIGVAPPTSTTAGDAIATFDVSLRALGAYIAVANGVLDPAAFAANPDGRETGFILFVKEEAREAAADPAQVDFFVLHGSTDAPTVDVYARDVGRLVDDAAYGDITDYLTVGPASYVLDITPGLTDTVIVASFLADLSGLGGGAAAVFASGFLDPAANGDGPGFGLFAALPDGTVIELPPAAPPTDGPIGPSRPAAGGRIALAQNRPNPFNPTTTIHFELAAAGRVQLRIYDVAGRTVATLVDGFLPVGGHDVLFEANGIPSGVYFYRLKMGSISETRKMLVIR
- a CDS encoding T9SS type A sorting domain-containing protein codes for the protein MSNRFAFMIVLAVFAVCSAASPAEAFVVDGLPVCDAAGSQDQHRAVSDNGGNTIVVWRDGRNTSTGYDIYAQKIDGDGNALWTAGGVPVCTAARDQDLPRIALSSDGGVVIVWRDRRALELDIYAQKISLFGFPMWGANGVPVCAAAGDQECPYLAADPAGGAFVAWEDGRGDDRQIYVQRVGANGSPRWAADGVLPLPLEGQDCRRPRIVGSLSSGAIVTFSTDSGAYGSMILAVSIDGDGARQVDTPIVHMFANGMTYEAASDGEGGLITVWQDSRHGGSDLYAGRILASCVGSWEAAVCTAAGTEVSPRIVSDRAGGAIVAWQDARDGNAVYAQRLYAGGGVWRANGVRVCSNAADQYSPAVCATSAGDFVVAWFDNRNGDGDIFAQSLDGYGYVRWSPLGVPVCLASGNQLDPGIVQGSSGSAVVVWRDFRENAEICDLYSVRIDESGDPVAAFLEGFSAAPGGGGIEISWTLSERIDGAAFVVRRVTGDAGDWAAIPDATIGLDDRTYRLVDTSCEPGRSYRYGVEIVEDGSARVLFETGAVAMPAAILALGQNAPNPFNPATTIFYSLPDRMPVALDVYDAAGRLVVRLVDGVEPAGKRSVVWTGMNAAGIPVPSGVYFYRLSAGKNRISRKMVLMR
- the ggt gene encoding gamma-glutamyltransferase, encoding MLLATPAFAAALLAVLMPEEAGAFDRVTGRMDASRSAVIARHGMVCAAQPLAVQIGVDILQKGGSAVDAAIAVNAALGLMEPVANGVGGDLFAIVWDAESKRLYGLNASGRAPRLLTIDEVRKRGYDEYIPYTGVLPQTVPGCVDGWFELHKRFGRLSMEEILAPAIRYAEEGFPVTEVIAHYWELGGRRLQGEPNFAATYLPGGRAPRTGEIFSNPDLARTLRLIAAGGRDAFYRGKIAQTIDAFMKRIGGYIRLDDLAAHASTWVEPVSTSYRGWDVWELPPNGQGIAALQMLNVLEGYDLAAMGPESADWLHVLVEAKKLAFEDRARFYADPDFVDIPVGRLISKEYAAERRALIDPGRAAREYEPGDVRLESGETTYLCVADADRNFVSLIQSNYAGFGSGPVPDGLGFCIQDRGALFNLDPAHPNALQPGKRPFHTIIPAMVTRDGGPVFAFGVMGGSMQPQGHVQILCNIIDFGMGIQEAGDYPRIRHIGSSQPTGQVMRDGGRVAVEAGVLPELVRALVDRGHAVVRESGGFGGYQGIWWDRERDVLVGGTESRKDGCAAGY
- a CDS encoding S9 family peptidase, with the translated sequence MRHRLLRLVAPCVAIAVFSTAAFAADTRPITATDLWELDRIGSLAVSPDGRLAAVVVTEYDVEKNEGRGDIWLVATDGSGIRRFTTGPTTEGSPAWSHDGSLLAFTAKREGEKAQIHVIPRGGGEARAVTDMPLGASSPRWLPGGRRIVFVSQVLPGWEADLDSMKAEIDRRAESRVTAIRTEDRFYRYWDHWLTDGYVPHLFVVDVETGTTVDLMPNWDRLCSSGGIDFDVAPAGEEIAFSAFRHGSPYDSLEADVYLLDIGRPGAWENITAANPADDFSPYYTPDGRYILYGAQKTIGFYADRTRLVRYDRHSGERTLLAEAFDRSPAGWRTDAKGRTVFFGAEDRAMTSIFSVPVGGGAVKEVFRGGTNASVHPLPGGRLVFLHQDLSQPATVCAVGENGTGFVDLTGEINGAVLAGIEWAEVEDVTYAGWGEEDVQMFVLLPPGFDPSRKWPLLVLVHGGPHGTFGDFFHYRWNAQAFAAPGYVTACVNFHGSSSFGQDYTDAITGEHGRKPYEDVMRAVDLLVARGYVDESRMAVAGGSYGGYLVSWIGTQTDRFACIINHAGVFDLCVQFGSDITHGRERSYGGQPWDGLENILRWSPAHHMERYVTPTLVVHGEKDYRVPIGNGLECYGMLKAKGVPARLVYFPDENHWVLTAQNSICWYGEFHAWLERWIGAGPGGEGRS
- the sppA gene encoding signal peptide peptidase SppA, producing the protein MKSFFRAFLASFLAIVVVILVVVGVVASKANEKSKIEDHSWLVIDIYGDVTEFDPPGGILSEVMGGKPETLQRILSNLEKVRHDDRIDGVILKLSSANNLGAAKMEEIRGAVGAVRASGKKVYGWADSMDRGTYYLAAACDSIYMPPTGYIQFLGFYRGSIHAKSMLEKLGINPNVHKIKDYKSAAEMVTRTDMSGPARENDMWMLDEYWDMYVSAIEADRGITELELVEIMNHAQFLPEAAVEFGLVDRLLYWDELDAMLRQEDDEKLNVVSQGRYADEEPKDLGFNDGKKKIVVIHAQGMIGGRVNKVDPLFGIMMGHETINAEFRRARRDEDVAAIVFRVDSGGGESLASDLMSREADITADEKPVVVSMVDVAASGGYMISYRASRIVADPTTLTGSIGSISMKFNMKGFFEKLGITADAATKGPHALMWSSFSDFTEEEWDIFTKDHWKGFNAWLADVADRRGMTFEEAEKLAHGRVWTGRQAKKNGLVDELGGLDRAIEIAREMAEIPGDEEVTVEHWPKRKGLLESITSGQGSLSAVTRYVVWRMIRTDVAETWRTVAEGRLDALATVPAE